The Clostridiales bacterium FE2011 sequence CGAATATCTGCGGCATGGCGCATATCAAGGGACTGGACGCGATTGCGGTGACAGACCATAATACAGCCCGGAATCTGCCTTTTGTGAAAGAGGCAGCGGATTATTACGGCCTGATACTGCTGCCGGGAATGGAGATCACCACAAAGGAAGAAGTGCACCTGCTGGGATATTTCCGTGATGTGGATACAGCTGTGGAGGTCGGGGAGATCTTTTCCAGCCATCTGCCGCCGATGAAAAACAAGCCGGATTTCTTTGGTAATCAGCTGGTGATGAACACGGACGATGAAACGGTTGACGTGGAAGAACGGCTGCTGATCGGTGCGACTGACCTGGACCTGGCGGAATGTACCCGGATTATCCGGGAACACGGCGGCGCGGCGGTACCGGCGCATATCAACCGGGGCCACGGGCTGCTGGTGAACCTGGGACTTTTTCCGGAAGAACCGGATTTCCCGGTGGTGGAGGTACGGCCGGAACTGCCGGTCAACGAAAAACTGATCGCCGGGAAAAAGCGGCTGTGGTCTTCAGACGCCCATCATTTAGGGGATATCCTGGAGGCAGTGAGCGAGCTTGATACTGACCGTTTTTCACTGGGCGGATTGTTTGATCTAATCAGAAATGAAAAATGAAGAGTTAAGATACAGA is a genomic window containing:
- a CDS encoding PHP domain-containing protein, whose translation is MWVDLHIHSCLSPCADDDMTPANICGMAHIKGLDAIAVTDHNTARNLPFVKEAADYYGLILLPGMEITTKEEVHLLGYFRDVDTAVEVGEIFSSHLPPMKNKPDFFGNQLVMNTDDETVDVEERLLIGATDLDLAECTRIIREHGGAAVPAHINRGHGLLVNLGLFPEEPDFPVVEVRPELPVNEKLIAGKKRLWSSDAHHLGDILEAVSELDTDRFSLGGLFDLIRNEK